In Lotus japonicus ecotype B-129 chromosome 5, LjGifu_v1.2, one genomic interval encodes:
- the LOC130721103 gene encoding uncharacterized protein LOC130721103 isoform X2, translating into MAVQTTKKLSTTPSSTRKASKVRKLEKNVDNTTDDNGSKIEVISNTKSSTTQPRINQKTALDRVLARSVKCMFKPTPEMFLMDSEVMTAAYLWHKDKDSEETLAHFGVTYVLRKDLESLLPGRHVHGNNDFNQQEDVYFGLTTEELSLKFSKSWMHPLNTLKYVELGHWFLMVIPVDEHIIYHFDSHLNVEDIHARQGTLKTLCEVLMEIIGSKDYQSDLLEGIMDFKSWQLKEPRGIPNTGRSLMKMLCALRLQLHCYVGHTMR; encoded by the exons ATGGCAGTACAAACAACCAAAAAATTGTCCACAACTCCATCATCAACGAGAAAAGCTTCCAAGGTCAGAAAGCTGGAAAAAAATGTTGACAATACCACTGATGATAATGGCTCGAAAATTGAAGTCATAAGCAATACTAAGTCCTCAACCACACAACCTCGCATCAATCAAAAGACTGCTCTTGATAGAGTGTTGGCTCGG AGCGTGAAGTGTATGTTTAAACCTACACCCGAGATGTTTCTAATGGACTCTGAAGTAATGACTGCTGCCTACCTTTGGCATAAAGACAAAGATTCTGA GGAAACCTTAGCTCACTTCGGGGTCACATATGTACTCAGGAAGGACTTGGAATCCTTACTTCCAGGAAGACACGTCCATGGAAAT AATGACTTCAATCAACAAGAAGATGTGTACTTTGGACTTACCACAGAGGAGTTGTCACTGAAGTTTTCAAAGTCTTGGATGCACCCATTAAACACTCTTAAATAT GTGGAATTGGGGCACTGGTTTTTGATGGTGATTCCTGTGGATGAGCACATTATTTACCATTTTGATTCCCACTTAAACGTGGAAGACATCCATGCTAGGCAAGGAACTTTGAAAACACTG TGTGAGGTGTTGATGGAAATCATTGGCTCAAAGGACTACCAATCTGATTTATTGGAAGGAATTATGGATTTCAAGTCATGGCAACTAAAGGAACCTAGGGGTATTCCCAATACTGGGAGAAG CTTGATGAAAATGTTGTGCGCATTAAGACTGCAATTGCATTGCTATGTGGGTCACACAATGAGATGA
- the LOC130721103 gene encoding uncharacterized protein LOC130721103 isoform X4, with amino-acid sequence MFKPTPEMFLMDSEVMTAAYLWHKDKDSEETLAHFGVTYVLRKDLESLLPGRHVHGNTLTLLATKINSTQCYSISKTVWCFPPSFMNDFNQQEDVYFGLTTEELSLKFSKSWMHPLNTLKYVELGHWFLMVIPVDEHIIYHFDSHLNVEDIHARQGTLKTLCEVLMEIIGSKDYQSDLLEGIMDFKSWQLKEPRGIPNTGRSLMKMLCALRLQLHCYVGHTMR; translated from the exons ATGTTTAAACCTACACCCGAGATGTTTCTAATGGACTCTGAAGTAATGACTGCTGCCTACCTTTGGCATAAAGACAAAGATTCTGA GGAAACCTTAGCTCACTTCGGGGTCACATATGTACTCAGGAAGGACTTGGAATCCTTACTTCCAGGAAGACACGTCCATGGAAAT ACTCTCACGCTATTGGCCACTAAGATAAATAGTACACAATGCTATTCAATTTCTAAGACTGTTTGGTGTTTCCCTCCATCTTTTATG AATGACTTCAATCAACAAGAAGATGTGTACTTTGGACTTACCACAGAGGAGTTGTCACTGAAGTTTTCAAAGTCTTGGATGCACCCATTAAACACTCTTAAATAT GTGGAATTGGGGCACTGGTTTTTGATGGTGATTCCTGTGGATGAGCACATTATTTACCATTTTGATTCCCACTTAAACGTGGAAGACATCCATGCTAGGCAAGGAACTTTGAAAACACTG TGTGAGGTGTTGATGGAAATCATTGGCTCAAAGGACTACCAATCTGATTTATTGGAAGGAATTATGGATTTCAAGTCATGGCAACTAAAGGAACCTAGGGGTATTCCCAATACTGGGAGAAG CTTGATGAAAATGTTGTGCGCATTAAGACTGCAATTGCATTGCTATGTGGGTCACACAATGAGATGA
- the LOC130721103 gene encoding uncharacterized protein LOC130721103 isoform X3, whose product MAVQTTKKLSTTPSSTRKASKVRKLEKNVDNTTDDNGSKIEVISNTKSSTTQPRINQKTALDRVLARSVKCMFKPTPEMFLMDSEVMTAAYLWHKDKDSEETLAHFGVTYVLRKDLESLLPGRHVHGNTLTLLATKINSTQCYSISKTVWCFPPSFMVELGHWFLMVIPVDEHIIYHFDSHLNVEDIHARQGTLKTLCEVLMEIIGSKDYQSDLLEGIMDFKSWQLKEPRGIPNTGRSLMKMLCALRLQLHCYVGHTMR is encoded by the exons ATGGCAGTACAAACAACCAAAAAATTGTCCACAACTCCATCATCAACGAGAAAAGCTTCCAAGGTCAGAAAGCTGGAAAAAAATGTTGACAATACCACTGATGATAATGGCTCGAAAATTGAAGTCATAAGCAATACTAAGTCCTCAACCACACAACCTCGCATCAATCAAAAGACTGCTCTTGATAGAGTGTTGGCTCGG AGCGTGAAGTGTATGTTTAAACCTACACCCGAGATGTTTCTAATGGACTCTGAAGTAATGACTGCTGCCTACCTTTGGCATAAAGACAAAGATTCTGA GGAAACCTTAGCTCACTTCGGGGTCACATATGTACTCAGGAAGGACTTGGAATCCTTACTTCCAGGAAGACACGTCCATGGAAAT ACTCTCACGCTATTGGCCACTAAGATAAATAGTACACAATGCTATTCAATTTCTAAGACTGTTTGGTGTTTCCCTCCATCTTTTATG GTGGAATTGGGGCACTGGTTTTTGATGGTGATTCCTGTGGATGAGCACATTATTTACCATTTTGATTCCCACTTAAACGTGGAAGACATCCATGCTAGGCAAGGAACTTTGAAAACACTG TGTGAGGTGTTGATGGAAATCATTGGCTCAAAGGACTACCAATCTGATTTATTGGAAGGAATTATGGATTTCAAGTCATGGCAACTAAAGGAACCTAGGGGTATTCCCAATACTGGGAGAAG CTTGATGAAAATGTTGTGCGCATTAAGACTGCAATTGCATTGCTATGTGGGTCACACAATGAGATGA
- the LOC130721102 gene encoding putative protein FAR1-RELATED SEQUENCE 10 translates to MKMKWLETNNLKTMNLKMSLGVNCLEDMGKVNYKELVVDDLIKYHFPYRDFAFNFYSGYARMHGFAARKCRLFRNKYGEIVQQTFVCYREGKKKDMFGNDRTRKRRARKGTRSQCQAHFQVHVDKGDNRWYVKSVFDVHNHMLVNGNMIGLVPAHRRMHESDILQMNNLKKAGVRTPQVYGVFVGQMGGYENVNFSKQQMYNIEFSQKRKEAIKARGVLAILRGMKENDDDMFWKHTIDDNKELKNLFWSDGCSRRNYSIFGDVLAFDATYRQNKYRRPLVVFSSVNHHKQTIFFATALVSDEKVETYVWLLEQFLDAMGGKLQYLSSLMVIHQWRM, encoded by the coding sequence atgaagatgaagtggTTAGAAACCAACAACCTGAAAACTATGAATCTGAAAATGAGTTTGGGGGTCAATTGCTTAGAAGACATGGGGAAAGTAAATTATAAGGAATTAGTAGTTGATGATTTAATTAAATATCACTTTCCATACCGTGACTTTGCATTCAATTTCTATAGCGGGTATGCTAGAATGCACGGTTTTGCTGCTCGCAAGTGTAGGCTGTTCAGAAACAAATATGGAGAAATTGTTCAACAAACATTTGTGTGCTATAGggaaggaaaaaagaaagacATGTTTGGCAATGATAGAACGAGGAAGCGACGAGCAAGGAAAGGTACACGGTCTCAATGTCAGGCTCATTTTCAGGTGCATGTTGATAAAGGAGACAACCGGTGGTATGTGAAATCTGTTTTTGATGTACATAATCACATGCTTGTGAATGGTAATATGATTGGATTGGTACCTGCACATCGGAGGATGCATGAATCAGACATATTGCAAATGAACAACTTGAAGAAAGCTGGGGTTAGAACTCCGCAAGTTTATGGTGTCTTTGTTGGTCAAATGGGTGGTTATGAAAATGTAAATTTTAGCAAGCAACAGATGTACAATATAGAGTTTAGCCAGAAAAGAAAGGAGGCCATTAAAGCAAGAGGTGTTTTGGCGATCTTACGTGGGATgaaagaaaatgatgatgacatgttttggaaacaCACAATTGATGACAATAAGGAGCTGAAGAATTTGTTTTGGAGTGATGGGTGTAGTCGAAGGAATTACTCTATATTTGGTGATGTATTGGCTTTTGATGCCACATATAGGCAGAACAAATATAGACGTCCATTGGTTGTTTTCTCTAGTGTTAATCATCACAAGCAAACCATTTTTTTTGCTACTGCTTTAGTGTCTGATGAGAAAGTGGAGACTTATGTGTGGTTGTTAGAACAATTTTTAGATGCCATGGGAGGAAAGCTCCAGTATCTGTCATCACTGATGGTGATCCATCAATGGAGAATGTAA
- the LOC130717650 gene encoding pentatricopeptide repeat-containing protein At1g25360, which translates to MDSRTMANLFLAQLNHPSATQTLARAIHAHILTTGFRLTPLIRNRLIDIYCKSSNIPYAHHLFDKTPNPDIFSRTTLLSAYSAAGNVKLAEKLFNATPVTLRDTISYNAMVKAYSHNLDGHAAVKLFVRMKRDGFAPDPFSFSTVLGAMSLIAEEEWHCQQLHCDVVKWGVMCVPSVLNTLLSCYICCASSTLVESPVLMASARKLFDEAPLSQKDEPSWTTMIAGYVRNDDLASARKLLDGMTHPIAVAWNAMISGYVRHGLYEEAFDTFRKMHSMGIQMDEYTYTSLISASFNTGLFNCGRQLHAYVLRTVVQPSEHFILSVNNALITFYTKCGKLVQAREVFDKMPVRDLVSWNAILSGYINARRLEEAKFIFREVPERNLLTWTVMISGLAESGFGEESLKLFNQMKSEGLEPCDYAYAGAIKACGVLGSLDNGQQIHSQVIQLGHDSSLSAGNALITMYAKCGVVGYADMVFLTMPYVDSVSWNAMIAALAQHGRGVQAIQLYEQMLKEDILPDRITFLTILSACSHAGLVKEGQHYFDSMCTHYGMTPGEDHYARLIDLLCRAGKFSEAKKVTESMPFEPSAPIWESLLAGCRIHGNIELGIQAAERLFELTPEQDGTYIILSNMYAHLGKWDEVARVRKLMRERGVKKEPGCSWIEIENMVHVFLVDDAVHPEVHAVYKYLEQLVIEMRKLGYIPDTKFVLHDMESEHKEHALSTHSEKLAVVYGILKLPLGATIRVFKNLRMCGDCHNAFKFISKVVEREIVVRDRRRFHHFRNGECSCGNYW; encoded by the coding sequence ATGGACTCTCGCACCATGGCCAACCTTTTCCTAGCCCAACTCAATCACCCTTCCGCCACCCAAACCCTCGCCCGCGCCATCCACGCCCACATCCTCACCACCGGCTTCAGACTCACCCCTCTCATCCGCAACCGCCTCATTGATATCTACTGCAAATCCTCCAACATCCCTTACGCCCACCACTTGTTCGACAAAACGCCCAACCCAGACATCTTCTCACGAACCACCCTCCTCTCAGCGTATTCCGCCGCCGGCAACGTCAAGCTCGCCGAGAAACTCTTCAATGCCACCCCGGTCACCCTCCGCGACACCATCAGCTACAATGCCATGGTCAAAGCCTACTCCCACAACCTGGATGGCCATGCTGCTGTCAAGCTCTTCGTTCGCATGAAGAGGGACGGTTTTGCACCCGACCCTTTTAGCTTCTCCACTGTGCTTGGCGCGATGTCGTTGATCGCGGAGGAGGAGTGGCATTGCCAGCAGCTGCACTGTGATGTTGTCAAGTGGGGTGTGATGTGTGTGCCTTCTGTGTTGAACACGTTGTTGAGCTGCTACATTTGTTGCGCTTCGTCGACTTTGGTTGAGTCTCCCGTGTTGATGGCTTCTGCTAGGAAGCTGTTTGATGAGGCGCCTTTGAGTCAGAAAGATGAACCTTCATGGACCACCATGATTGCTGGATACGTGAGGAACGATGATCTCGCTTCCGCGAGGAAGCTTCTTGATGGAATGACTCATCCAATCGCCGTTGCGTGGAATGCAATGATTTCTGGTTACGTGCGCCACGGTTTATATGAAGAGGCTTTTGACACATTCAGGAAAATGCACTCCATGGGAATTCAGATGGATGAGTATACTTACACCAGTTTGATCAGTGCTTCTTTTAATACTGGGCTTTTCAATTGTGGAAGGCAGTTGCATGCTTATGTTCTCAGGACAGTGGTGCAGCCTTCAGAGCATTTTATTCTGTCTGTGAATAATGCTTTGATTACTTTTTATACTAAGTGTGGTAAATTGGTACAGGCAAGGGAGGTTTTTGATAAGATGCCTGTGAGGGATCTTGTTTCGTGGAATGCGATTTTGTCGGGGTATATTAATGCACGGAGACTTGAGGAAGCTAAGTTTATTTTCAGGGAGGTGCCAGAGAGGAACCTGCTGACATGGACTGTGATGATATCAGGGTTAGCAGAGAGTGGTTTTGGAGAAGAAAGTTTGAAGCTGTTCAACCAGATGAAGTCAGAGGGACTGGAACCGTGTGATTATGCATATGCTGGAGCGATTAAAGCTTGTGGTGTTCTTGGATCATTGGATAATGGACAACAAATTCATTCTCAGGTGATCCAGTTAGGTCATGATTCGAGTCTTTCTGCAGGGAATGCGCTGATCACTATGTATGCAAAGTGTGGTGTTGTTGGATACGCTGATATGGTGTTTCTCACTATGCCATATGTGGATTCAGTATCCTGGAATGCCATGATCGCAGCTCTTGCACAGCATGGACGTGGTGTTCAAGCCATTCAACTTTATGAGCAGATGTTGAAGGAAGATATATTGCCTGATCGGATAACTTTTCTCACAATTCTTTCTGCTTGTAGCCATGCAGGGTTGGTCAAAGAGGGACAGCATTATTTTGATTCAATGTGCACTCACTATGGTATGACGCCAGGGGAGGATCATTATGCTCGTTTGATTGATTTGTTATGTCGTGCCGGTAAGTTCTCAGAGGCAAAGAAGGTAACTGAGTCAATGCCTTTTGAGCCAAGCGCACCTATTTGGGAGTCTCTTCTTGCTGGTTGTCGGATCCATGGGAACATTGAATTGGGTATTCAAGCTGCTGAGCGGCTCTTTGAGCTTACGCCCGAACAGGATGGAACCTACATAATCCTTTCCAATATGTATGCACACTTAGGTAAGTGGGATGAAGTAGCCAGGGTGAGAAAATTAATGAGGGAAAGAGGGGTTAAGAAGGAACCTGGATGTAGTTGGATTGAGATTGAAAACATGGTCCATGTGTTTTTAGTTGATGATGCTGTGCACCCTGAGGTGCATGCAGTTTATAAATATCTGGAGCAACTGGTCATTGAAATGAGGAAATTGGGGTATATTCCTGATACAAAGTTTGTATTACATGATATGGAATCTGAGCATAAAGAACATGCCTTGTCCACCCACAGCGAAAAGCTAGCTGTTGTTTATGGAATTTTGAAGCTTCCTTTAGGAGCTACGATTCGGGTTTTCAAAAATTTGAGGATGTGCGGGGACTGCCATAATGCATTCAAGTTTATTTCTAAAGTAGTAGAGCGAGAGATAGTTGTGCGAGATAGGAGAAGGTTTCACCATTTTAGAAATGGTGAGTGTTCTTGCGGGAACTACTGGTAG
- the LOC130719558 gene encoding UBP1-associated protein 2A-like, with protein MGIEASSNKEEPRTKAAPELELAEERLEDNAKALNQAAASESIVPNIPNESNNNEEDLRLEDEPDRKLLEPFTGEWFHSLMKQASEKYHDFVMNVGDVNPADRKIFMCGWDTIVETLTNIFSKYDEIEDCKVVTDKVSGKSKGYTFILFKHMDDRRASRDFSRHILLQRRGGTRHWTNHPPRLGRRNQGYHH; from the exons ATGGGAATAGAGGCCAGTAGCAATA AGGAAGAACCAAGAACAAAAGCAGCACCAGAGCTAGAACTAGCAGAAGAAAGACTAGAAGACAATGCAAAAGCTTTGAACCAGGCTGCCGCGTCGGAATCTATTGTTCCGAATATCCCAAATGAAAGCAACAACAATGAAGAAGACCTTAGATTAGAGGATGAACCTGACAGGAAGCTTCTAGAACCCTTCACTGGGGAGTGGTTTCACTCTCTCATGAAGCAAGCCTCGGAGAAGTACCATGATTTTGTCATGAACGTTGGCGATGTGAACCCTGCTGACCGAAAGATCTTCATGTGCGGCTGGGACACCATCGTTGAAACCCTAACCAACATCTTTAGCAAGTACGACGAGATCGAGGATTGCAAAGTCGTCACTGACAAGGTCTCAGGAAAATCAAAGGGCTACACCTTCATCTTGTTCAAGCATATGGATGATCGCAGGGCTTCTCGAGATTTTAGTCGTCATATTCTTCTTCAGAGGAGAGGGGGTACTCGACATTGGACTAATCATCCTCCTAGGCTTGGTCGCCGTAACCAAGGCTACCATCATTGA
- the LOC130717651 gene encoding plasmodesmata-located protein 2-like, giving the protein MGFPRNPLFLSLFLFLLTNLGLLPQLAESAAAYTSLVYKGCSKDTFSDPNGVYSQALSALFGSLVSQSTKGKFFKATTGSGQSSITGLFQCRGDLSNSDCYNCVSKLPVLSDKLCGKTVAARVQLQGCYMLYEVAGFAQISGMEMLFKSCGTTNAAGRGFEERRDTAFSVMANGVVSGHGFYATSYQSLYVMGQCEGDVGDSDCGQCVKFAVQKAQVECGSSISGQVYLHKCFMSYNYYPNGVPRHASSAGSSSSSGSSSFSGQNAGKTVAIILGGAAGVAFLIIMLLFARNLMKKHDDY; this is encoded by the exons ATGGGTTTTCCTAGAAATCCCCTCTTcctttctctgttcttgttttTGCTCACAAATCTGGGTCTACTACCCCAACTAGCTGAATCTGCTGCTGCTTACACAAGCTTGGTCTACAAGGGTTGTTCAAAGGACACTTTCTCAGATCCAAATGGTGTTTACTCTCAAGCTCTTTCTGCACTATTTGGGTCACTGGTTTCACAATCCACCAAAGGAAAGTTCTTTAAGGCCACCACTGGTAGTGGCCAAAGCAGCATAACTGGTCTCTTCCAATGCAGAGGGGATCTGAGCAATTCTGACTGCTACAACTGTGTGAGCAAGCTCCCAGTTTTGTCTGATAAGCTCTGTGGTAAGACTGTAGCTGCAAGGGTTCAGCTTCAAGGTTGCTACATGCTGTACGAGGTTGCTGGGTTTGCTCAAATCTCAGGAATGGAAATGCTGTTCAAGAGTTGTGGGACAACGAATGCTGCTGGAAgagggtttgaggagagaaggGACACTGCATTTTCTGTGATGGCAAATGGGGTTGTCAGTGGCCATGGATTCTATGCTACCAGCTACCAGTCTCTTTATGTGATGGGGCAATGTGAAGGGGATGTTGGTGATTCGGATTGTGGGCAGTGTGTGAAATTTGCTGTGCAGAAAGCTCAAGTTGAATGTGGGAGCTCTATTTCAGGCCAAGTCTATTTGCACAAGTGCTTCATGAGTTATAATTATTACCCAAATGGGGTTCCAAGACACGCCTCTTCTGCAGGATCATCCTCTTCTTCAGGCTCTTCATCTTTTTCTG GGCAAAATGCAGGAAAGACAGTAGCTATAATATTAGGAGGGGCAGCTGGGGTGGCGTTTTTGATCATTATGTTATTATTTGCCAGGAATttgatgaagaaacatgatg ATTATTGA
- the LOC130721103 gene encoding uncharacterized protein LOC130721103 isoform X1, with protein MAVQTTKKLSTTPSSTRKASKVRKLEKNVDNTTDDNGSKIEVISNTKSSTTQPRINQKTALDRVLARSVKCMFKPTPEMFLMDSEVMTAAYLWHKDKDSEETLAHFGVTYVLRKDLESLLPGRHVHGNTLTLLATKINSTQCYSISKTVWCFPPSFMNDFNQQEDVYFGLTTEELSLKFSKSWMHPLNTLKYVELGHWFLMVIPVDEHIIYHFDSHLNVEDIHARQGTLKTLCEVLMEIIGSKDYQSDLLEGIMDFKSWQLKEPRGIPNTGRSLMKMLCALRLQLHCYVGHTMR; from the exons ATGGCAGTACAAACAACCAAAAAATTGTCCACAACTCCATCATCAACGAGAAAAGCTTCCAAGGTCAGAAAGCTGGAAAAAAATGTTGACAATACCACTGATGATAATGGCTCGAAAATTGAAGTCATAAGCAATACTAAGTCCTCAACCACACAACCTCGCATCAATCAAAAGACTGCTCTTGATAGAGTGTTGGCTCGG AGCGTGAAGTGTATGTTTAAACCTACACCCGAGATGTTTCTAATGGACTCTGAAGTAATGACTGCTGCCTACCTTTGGCATAAAGACAAAGATTCTGA GGAAACCTTAGCTCACTTCGGGGTCACATATGTACTCAGGAAGGACTTGGAATCCTTACTTCCAGGAAGACACGTCCATGGAAAT ACTCTCACGCTATTGGCCACTAAGATAAATAGTACACAATGCTATTCAATTTCTAAGACTGTTTGGTGTTTCCCTCCATCTTTTATG AATGACTTCAATCAACAAGAAGATGTGTACTTTGGACTTACCACAGAGGAGTTGTCACTGAAGTTTTCAAAGTCTTGGATGCACCCATTAAACACTCTTAAATAT GTGGAATTGGGGCACTGGTTTTTGATGGTGATTCCTGTGGATGAGCACATTATTTACCATTTTGATTCCCACTTAAACGTGGAAGACATCCATGCTAGGCAAGGAACTTTGAAAACACTG TGTGAGGTGTTGATGGAAATCATTGGCTCAAAGGACTACCAATCTGATTTATTGGAAGGAATTATGGATTTCAAGTCATGGCAACTAAAGGAACCTAGGGGTATTCCCAATACTGGGAGAAG CTTGATGAAAATGTTGTGCGCATTAAGACTGCAATTGCATTGCTATGTGGGTCACACAATGAGATGA